Within the Indicator indicator isolate 239-I01 chromosome 1, UM_Iind_1.1, whole genome shotgun sequence genome, the region tgccacctctctgagcaacctgttccagtatttcaccactgtcATTGTAAAAtacttcttccttatatcttACCCTTTTTTAGTGATGGGGCGTAGGATGAGGTGTTTCCTTAATGCTGGATCCTAGTGGAATCCTGTCCCTGTATCACAGAGGACTTACTCTGGTGTTGGGCACTCTGGTGGGCACAGGTGGTCCCATGAGCATTAGGAGGGCAGAGTCAGATTCTGCAATTGCCTCTGGTGAGGACATGCCCTGCAAAAGTGCTGGTGCCGTAACGCAGTCCTCAGCTGTGCAAGGCTTTCCTGTTTGTATAAGATGTTCTCTCCTTTCTGGCCCACTTGGTCTGTAAGGATAACAAATTGTTCTTCTTGAGAAGACCTTGATCATGTGGCTATGAGATCACTTAGTGGCCTGTGCAAAGTATTAGTGAGCATGGCATGGCCCTGATCTCTCTGATTCATGGGGTGACCGCACTGCAATTCCCTCTAAAAAAGCCAACTTTGATGCCAAGGGCATCACTCTGGAAAGCCTTGTCTTAATCCCCAGAGCTGGCTGAGATGCTGTTCCCTATAAtgagcaagaaaataaatgaaactaGATAAATTTCCTGCACAGAAGTGGGAAATAGGGCACTGTCAACACTTAGTGAGCCCTGACACTATCCTGCAGAATGcaggtttggggtggggggaagcaaTTCTGCAGCCTGTTCACTTACCTCGTTCTGATGAGGGGAGAGTAGAGGGTCCAAGATATCTAGTCCAAACATTTGCTGGATGCAAACTTCCCTTTGCATGCCTGACAATTGTTTTAATACTCTCCAATTTTTAGGAGGTAATCAAGTCTCCCACTAAACCGTAGCTGAGCTCTCAAAGCTATTTAATTGAATGAATTCAGCCTTACACAGAAGAGAAGccagggctttcagccttttttttcctctaagccACTGGATATTTAGACACCCTGCATATAATGCCACTCAGACTCATTAAGAAGCCCCTTTAGACAGGCTGTGAAATATTGCTGTTATGACACCGAAGAAAATACTAACTGGAGAACAACTTAGTTGCTGCTGTTAGAGTTATTCCACATTGCTCATGTAAGAACTGGTTGCAGACTGGCTGCACATCCAGCAAGAGACAGTGACGCTCATTTTCTAGACCCATGTGGATTGTGAAGTCGCTTCAAAGTGGATGCAAAGCTATCTGTTGGAGCACACAGGGGATATATATGTTGTTTTTCACATTTCCCCATTAGTAAGggagcttggagcaggctgAAAAGCTTGACAAGGTTTGATGGGACTCAAAAGAGTAAAAGCTTGGGTAGCTAATGCATGTCAGTTGCATTCAAACTAAGTAGTTTGAATCCATCTTCTATGTATAGGTACTTAATCATACAGAGAAATATGGGACTGACGTCCCATAGCCCTCTGCTACCAAAGTTCTTTGGCTTCAATTACATAGTTGCACTCCGAGCAAGTCTGCAGTAAAAGACTCTGAGAGGCTCCAAATGGAGCAGATTTTGCAAGGATACCCAGTCCAAATGCACCAGCAGCAAAGCTAAGGGACCATGAGGCTCTGCCTGCCATTGGGAACCTGCTGAGATGCAGGTGAGACACCAAAAAATAtcagcatttttgttttgtagagGACTTTGAGCTGTTTTTTTTACCTCTCATGAAGGatgtgctttctgcttttttccccttttacatTCAACAATTGTTTGAAACCACAATGAGttgaatttgccttttttttttttttttttactactacTAAGTACGACCTTAGGAGCAAGttccccttttcttctgcagagttttgctttctgattttttccCACACAAAACTGTTGCATTTCTAAGGAATTGATGCAGACTAAGGAAACTCACTTTATCTCAGTCAAAATGAGATACACATCGTTATTCGTATCCGGACATACAAAATTACCAAAAAATAAATCTGGAGCTCAAAGGGTTGTTATGCATCACGGTGGaagttttctgaaggaaaatcaACCAAGTAccttttcctgcagaaaaggcaAGGTAGTTCCTTCAGGAGGTTCCTTCAGCACTTTCAGTAGGCACTTCACTAACTTTTCTACACATGGAAGATTTACACTGCTGCTTCACTAAACCTGGGCAAGTAAACATCTTCCATTTTAACTGAATGCAGCCCAGTGTATTGGATCACAGTTCTGGATTGTCTCAGGACTTGACTTGACTAGGAAAACACAATATGCTGGATAATGTGCATAGCAATGAGCTTGGAAAAAAACTCTAACCCTTTGTATTTAAGGCTTGTGCATCACGGCAAGCGTCAGAGCAAAGCGTGTCTCTGTGCCCTTGCACCTAGAGTCATGCAGGTGATCCAGCACCACCGGGTCAAACCTCAAGCAGAGGAATATGTTTTGTGCcacctgagcagctgcaggaggtgggggACAGTGCTGAGGGTGGCTGCATGCTAGTGatgaggatcatagaatcatttaggttggaaaagatccttaatattatcaagtccaaccgttagCCTTACAGCAAGTccaccacaaaaccatgtccctaaacttCACATCCACATATATCGtaaatacctccaggcatggtgactctaccacttccctgggcagcttgttctaaCGCTTAACAAGCTTTTtgatgaagaaatgtttcctaatatccaacctacacctctgctggcacaactcaaggctgtttccttttgccctaccacttgttacctgggagaacaCTGATTGTGTCCAGGGCGGTCTGTGTATGTGGTCAGGGGATGGCTCTGTGCACCTGTCTCTGGAGTGCGTGTGTGCCTGCCCCAGGACAGCTGTATACCTGTGCCAGGGATTATATACGTGTCACGGGTGTGTGCCGGTAGCTGTGTACCTTCTTGGGGTTGCGTGTGTGTGTacctctgccagggctgggtaCCGGTCCCGGGCATGCTGCTCATCCCGTCCCTCCGCCGCTGCCGATGTCCCCGGTGCGCGGGGGTGGGGGCAGTGGGTGCTGCCAGAGCGGCCCAGCCCCCGGGCGCCCGGCGGGGAGGCGGGGAGGCCCGGGACCAGCCCCGCTCCTgagccctcctcctcccccgccCGCTGCCTTTTCCCCGCCACCTCTGCCGTCCGTTCGCCCGGCGCAGCCCTGCGGAGCTCGGGGTGGCGGCGCCCGGGCGCCGGCCATGGCCGTGCCAGCAGCGCTGCTCAGCCCCCACCaccttctctccttctgcttcccCGCCGCGGGCGGCCTCCTGGGCTATGCCGACCTGGAGAAGGGCTATgagggcggcggcggcggcgatgCGGAGGACTTTAAAGAAGCTACCAGGGACCTACTGAGCTTCATCGACTCGGCCTCCAGCAACATCAAGCTGGCACTGGACAAGCCGGTGAAGTCCAAGCGAAAGGTGAACCACAGGAAGTACCTGCAGAAACAGATCAAGCGTTGCACCGGCATCATCGCCGCCGCCCCCCCGCCGCCACCACCCGCTCCGCTCCCGCCGaccgccgcctcctcctcccctcccgcCGTCTGCCCCGCCAAGCCCCCGCCGCGCCGGGAGGCCTCGCAGGCGGCCAGCAGCCTCCAGAGCAAGAGCCTGGCGGCCCTCTTCGGCTCCCTCCAGCAGGGCCGGGGGCCGGCGGGCAGCGGCGGAGAAGCGGCCAGCGGCGGAGCGGCGGGTGGTGGCGGCGGGGCGACGGGCGGCCCTCGAAAGGTGCCGCTGCGGGACCGTAACCTGCCGCCCTCCTTCTTTACGGAGCCAGCGTTGCCTCCCGCTGCCCGCGGACCGCCGCCGCCAGCCAAGGAGCTTGAGAAGGGCGGCGGCGGTGGAAGCGGCGCGGAGGCGACCGAGTTCTTCGAGCTGCTGGGCCCCGAGTACGGTGCGCTGCTGCCCGAGCACGCCGCTCCGCCGGACGCCTTCCCTGGCGGCGGCACCGCCCGCCTGCCCGCCGAGCTGGGCCTGGAGCACGGCCTCTACGAGTCGCCGCTGCCACTGTCCGCCGCCCACCACCCGCTGCTGGGCGGGCTGCTCTATCCTGAGCCACCCTGGAGCCCGGCCGGGCCCTGCAGCCCGCCCAAGAAGGCGCCGGCCGAGGCACTGCGCCCACTCTACCCTGGCGGCGGGGAGCCAACCCCCAGCGGCGGCGGTGAGGAGCCGGGCGGGCATCTCTCGGCGGGGTTCGCGCCCTTCTTCCCCGAATGCTCGCTGCCCCCGCCGCAGGTGTCCTACGACTACAGCGCCGGCTACCACCGCTCCGCCTTCTCTGGCATGTAGGACCACGCCGAGGGTCTCGGCCCCCGCCCTGAACTGCTCCGCCCGGGACGATGAAATGGGGGAAAGGGGGAGCGGGCCAGCCCACCCTTGGGGACCCAGCGGACGCTAGGAGGACAGCGGGGCCTCCTAGCGCTCGCTCCCGGGCAGCAGGCTCCGCTCCCCCCACCAGAAGTGtcgctgtgtgtgtgtatcccACCCGAAACCACAGCCACGGCTCCCGCAGGATTCACCCTTGTGCTCCACGAGTTGCCTCCTCCTGCGGTTTGGGAGACGCTAcaaataaaatgtgaaattaTGGGTTACTTCAGGTGTTTTTCTAGCGGCCGGTGACTACCTTTCCTTAGCCTTCCTTAGGGGTCAGATGTTGTCTTACTGTAGGCAGACGCAGCTTGGTGTACCTGTCTTATGAGACGTTGCAACGGGGGTTGCTCTTGAAGGCAGCCGTGACCACTTGTAAATTATTTCAGTCTAAAAGTAAAACTCTGCCCACTCTTGCGGTGCTTTTACCATTCTTCCCAGGCTCGTGTGCATGGCAAGTGTTGGCGGGTGTTCAGCTGAGGACACAAAAGCGAGATAAAAATGTCAAGTGAAGCAAAATTTAAAATGCTGCTACCAAAACTTAGTGTCCTGAAATGTAACAGTGTCTTGCAGGATCTTGCAAACGGCAATTTACAGCGATACCTAAGTTAATTGATGGCTTAAGTTCAGGACAAAAATGTACTGTAGCCACTGCAGCGATGTGATTCCTACAGACAGTTGGATTTCTTCCAGGAATGTGTCAAAGCTCAGAAAGCAGCGCGGCTCGGTTTCATTGTGTACAGGAGATTATTTGATAATCATTTAAGTTATGTAAAAGAGTCTATGATAGGTCCTGTAAAAATAAAGCTACACAATAGTTCTCAGATCTGTGGTTGTTACTGCTGTTGAAATGAAGCATTCAAGGGGCTTTCACTGTGCCTCCATCCTCTGTAATGGTTTCTTGGCAGGAGTTAAGACAGGCAGtagtttttttgtctttcctcaATCTTTTGAAATGCCGTATTTTATCCACAGCGACCCGTGCTTGTTTTGCCTTCATTTGTACTGGCTGTTCCTTTAACTTGGTGGAAAGAAGAGAATGATAATGTGCTACAAAGCTAAGGGATGAAAATTGTTACAGTTATGAAAACAGATCAAAATACTCTTGAGGTTTCCTATTGAGATGCGAGTCGTAAAAGGCAAGTCTGGCTCCCTGCCAGTCCCAAgcgggttgtttgtttttgaaacGGGATCCACATACGGATCAGCATGAGGATTTATCCTCACTGGTAACAAGTCTTTGTGCCTTCTGTCTTTTAAAAGATAACAGGAAAGGTAAAGCAGTTTTCCTCTTTCATCAACGCCGATAAAATTTTGTAGGGACTTAGAGTCAAGATCTTGGGATGCGAGGAGAGGTGAAGCGAGATCTTTTGGAAATAAACCATGAGAGAGTTTGTTTTAGAAATTAGCTTAATTTTACTTCTAAACAGCCAGAGCTGTAATTTATGCAGCTTTCCTCCTGAAAAGCTGCCCAAGATCACCAAAGGCTCTATGGGAAGGAGCCACCATGGATGAATGTCCACAACACTTCAGTGTCTGGTAGCTGAACACATTTAAGAAAATGTACCTTTCAAGTATAGTTTTGTGGTAGTTTATTTAACTAGGTTTCACGAGAGCTTGTATGAGGAACAATGGGCAGCTGGTCCAGGCAAGGTAGCTACAAATTGGGTTAATCCTGCCCTGCTGTTGGTTTCAATGATGGGACATTGTCCTACTTTGTGAACTCAAGTCTTGCTGCCTTCACTTTGGCAAACGTCCCAGCGAAGAGAGTGCAAGTTTGCATTCGCAAGCAGTGCTCTGCCaggcctgagcagagcttgcATGTAACTATGCTGGAGATTATCTAGTCTAGACGAGGGGTTATTTCAGTCACAGaggtggtgggggtttttttgtggttttggttggtttgtttagtAACTGCCTCAAGCATGTGAGCTTGTGGTGCACATTGGCAGCTGCTTGAAACATTTCAGTGTGATGGTGCTGTGCTATTCTATCTTGCTGCCCAGCTTTCTCACCTGAGCTGTGGGTCCAAGACCTGGGCTTTCAGCAGACCAAGCAAATGAAAGGGAAGCTGCTAGTGCAACGGTCTCTGCTAAAGAAATAAACCacctttttttcacttgtgaTTTCACTGAGAAACCTAGATATAGCTCAATAAAGAAATGTCTATTAACCAAACATCTAATCCTGAGAAAACCTTACAGTTTATCCTGTCAGCTGTCTCACAGACTTTAAAAACATCAGACAGAGGTCTTCAGAACTATACTATGGGGTATGATATGTAAACATTGCAAACCTGGATGGTTTGGTTGCCCACAGGCCTCACATTTTTATTGCAAGTAGCTGTGAAATGGCACGAATCTGACCTGCTGCTGGTTTTCACTCATTTGGTACTCCGCTTCCTTGTCAGTTCTCAGAAGGTGAGCATCATCAGCCTTCATGGGTGAGATCTTGTCTCAAATCAGCAAGAGAAACAGCTCTATGGGTGTCATCAGAGCTGGACTGGTATAAAACTGGTGTGGCAGCCCGGTCCAGATCCTGCCAGTTTGGGAGACTTATTCGTGGGCTTGCAAGAAGTTTGGTTAGGCTCCATGAGCCAGCCTGGCtcagtagcagcagctgcagatgttGATTCAGCTTAGCTTCTGTTCTGCAATAGCTTCTTAAAGGGAGATTTCCAGTTTATAGGAGCTTACACTGTGAggaaaaaaggttaaaaaaaaaaagtatgagtATTCTTCAAAGTATCCCTGCATTTCTGCCAGAGGATATGTTAGAGAAGTACCTGTTATGGGAAGTCTGATTCGGCTGGAAAGGAACTAACAATAGCTGGGTCGATCTCGGCTGCTTTTCCCACAACACGGGCCAGACAAAGGACTTCTGTGCAACTCCtgaggagggctggagctcctctcctggctgcagaggaggagagggcaCCACTACCAGACCAGGGGTTGCCATCTAGCGGAGCTGTGTCTTTTATCCTCTTTGTGCATGTGTGGGCtctttttgttgtggttgtttccCTCAGCTTGAATAGTGCAGGCACTGAAAATGTCACATAAGTATCTCACGCAGAAACACCCTTGGGAAAttcctttctcctctgaaaCACTGAAGAGCATCATCTTAAGCATCTGTAAGAATCAAACCTTTTGTAATCgagcaaaatattttggtttatttggtgCACATTAACAAGTCTCAAGACTAAAGCTGATTCTTTTTAGCTTTTCTGGCTCAAAAGAAGTGTGTCCCTTTGAATGAAAGCAGGTTCTGTTTGGTTGCATCAAGGTCAGACTATCAAACTATTTTGCTTTAGAAATCCTGCATGGAGTTCCTCAGATATACTCCATTCCAATTTGTTACTGGTATATTTTACACATATTACCTGATTTTAGTGGAGATTTTGGTAGGACAGCATACATATCTTAGTAATTCCTTATATGCAGTGAAAGATGATAAAGGAGAAAACTAAtaatcctttcttctctttttaaatgaaGGAATCTTACCTTTCCTCAATGGCGATTTACTGATGAATAAGAAAGGGTTCACCACGAAAAGGTATAACTATGTCTCAGTATTTTGTGACTTAAACAGCTTGGGCCTTTTCCAAAGCCACtttgagaaagcagaaagattcctttattttcttggaTGGGCTTTTGAAAGAGACTCCTAACTATTTAATGACCTGAGCTTGGGATTGCTCTAATACAGCCTGACCCTCAATGATGAATTATCCATCCATGAGCTTACATAGTTGTTCAAACAATGTTAGTTCAAAAGATACAGAAATTTATTTTGAACTCTTTTCTGACATTTTGAATGAACTGCTTTTGGCAACAGCGCAAAATCTGAAGGTCATTCTGCAATTATTggcaacaggaggaaaaaaggtgGAGCAATTTCAAAGTGATATGCAAGTAATTAAGATGGAACTGTACTACAAACCTGACTGTGAGCTGGGAATGCTTTTATGATGGTTTTGTGCCAGCTGAAGAGACTGCAGCCTTGCCTTCTCTGCAATAAACtcatctttcatttttaatacCGGTAAACACTCATTTAAAATCCAATGGGTTTTGTAACACAGCTACATAAAAGAGTAACAAATGTTTTTGGCAACATTTCTCCCAACATCTGTGTGGGTAAAGATCAGCAGAGAGTTGCTGAGAGGTAATGTTATGAGAAGTGAGGGAGCAACatctattttctgtattttagaaTGTTTTTCTAATACCTCGCTGCAGCCTTGATTATCCTTGGTGATTCCACTCCCTCACTGGCAAATACCTACTTCACCAGACTGGAAGTTTTTTGCCTTTGTGGATGCTCCTACATATTGAACATAAATGTACTGtcaaaacctgatttttttccaccacagacccacagctgcccagagattACATACtcaaccatcctctgctaccgaTTCTAAGATTTATTATAATTCCTATCAGAAGCTCAAATTGCTGCAGTTTTGTCTTTAAAGTTGTAGCTGACAGGGTGGTAGATGCTCTGACTTTCCTCCTTCTTATCATTATATATTAGTGGTGCAAAAATCTCAAATATTTAGTCAAAAGTAATGAATGAGGTATGCATTGCCACCTAAAGTAAGCAGAACAGAATATGTTTATTATTAAGAATACACTGAGATACATTAGTCTTTAAGACTTTTTTGGACACTTCTTGACTTGATTAAATTAAGGAAAGCGACTTTGTTACTAGTAATTTAATTCTTGTGACAAACACGAATGGTTTGAGCCTCCTATCTGTTAAATGTGGGGAAAGTATTTATGCTAATaataaacaaagagaaaataatagaaCAATCACTCACTGCATTCTCCTTATACGCAAATGCTGAAGCATCGTCAGGTTGTGAGAGGATTAAAACTTCTTGAAGATTAACAGAAAAATTATTAGaaatgcagaaatgtggtggtATCTAACAGCAGAGCTACTTAGCTGGTAAATACAAGTTTTAGACAAGCTAACAGACTGGAAACCTGCTCTCAGCagtttcccttccttctctgagAAGGATCACATTCCTGTGTAGCTtgccctaggtgaacctgctttgacagggcggttggaatagatgatctccaggggtcccttccaacccctaccattctgtgattctgtgtgattggGATTTTGTGTGATCATGTTGTTGCTGTACGTGggaaacatttttaattgcttGAATTGGATTTGAGGAATATGGAGCATTTCTCAAATGATCCTTTACCCCTCCCCTGAGATGCAGGAACTGCATCTTATTTATTAAATATGTCACCCTCCCAGAGCCAGCTAAAACTGCACCCTTTACCCTGTGCTCCCTCCAGGTATTCCTTGACAATGCTGGACATACAAGAAAATGTGGATTGATCCATAATAAGAGAGGTAGGACAGGATTTCAGATTTGTAAGCATATGTTAGTGCATGTTTTATGTATTAGGGTGTCTCCTGGTGGGCATTTTAGACAGTCTCAGTCTTAGCAGCTAATTGTTATTcagcctgcaggctctgctgaacAAATTCTGGCA harbors:
- the FAM181B gene encoding LOW QUALITY PROTEIN: protein FAM181B (The sequence of the model RefSeq protein was modified relative to this genomic sequence to represent the inferred CDS: inserted 2 bases in 1 codon; deleted 2 bases in 2 codons), coding for MSPCAGVGAVGAARAAQPPGARRGGGEARDQPRSEPSSSPARCLFPATSAVRSPGAALRSXRGGGARAPAMAVPAALLSPHHLLSFCFPAAGGLLGYADLEKGYEGGGGGDAEDFKEATRDLLSFIDSASSNIKLALDKPVKSKRKVNHRKYLQKQIKRCTGIIAAAPPPPPPAPLPPTAASSSPPAVCPAKPPPRREASQAASSLQSKSLAALFGSLQQGRGPAGSGGEAASGGAAGGGGGATGGPRKVPLRDRNLPPSFFTEPALPPAARGPPPPAKELEKGGGGGSGAEATEFFELLGPEYGALLPEHAAPPDAFPGGGTARLPAELGLEHGLYESPLPLSAAHHPLLGGLLYPEPPWSPAGPCSPPKKAPAEALRPLYPGGGEPTPSGGGEEPGGHLSAGFAPFFPECSLPPPQVSYDYSAGYHRSAFSGM